Genomic segment of Nitrosopumilaceae archaeon AB1(1):
TTTTTATCACGCATATTTTGATATTGTGGAATAGTAAAGAAGAGATCTTGTTGTTGTATAATTAGAGGCCATACAATTTCTGCCCAAACAAATCTTCGTATGTGTGTAGCTGTAGCATACTTTCCTTTAATCAACATTAATAGTGAGATAATTTTAGATATAACTGAATACTTGAGCCACACCGATATTAAAGAAGCATTGGAATTATTAAAGAAACAAGATTGGGTCATAGAGCCTGTAATTAGTAAATTTATGTTGGGAGAAATTACAGATGTTGTGGATCATACAATAAAGATAGATAGTGTGATATTTCACATACCCAAACTTGTAAAAGAATCAGCATACATACTGTGGAAATGTTTTTGGCCAGATTGTAACAATTGTTGTGACAGACAGGGTTGACTGCCACTAACATCTAGTGATTTAATTACAATCGGAAGTGGTTTGAAATATAAAAATACAGCAGATTTTATTAAAAAAGAGACACTCATGGCAACATGGAAAGAGCAGTCACCATCCGGTCAAGATATTACAATCACAGGAATAAATCTAAAGCGCAAAGAAAACGAAACATTACAGGAAGATGGAACTCACATATCATGTAGATTTTTAGATGAAAAAGGAGGATGCGGTATCCACCCTAATCGTCCAATGGTTTGTTATATGTATCCATTTTTCTCTTGGACAGAGAATGAATCTGGAACCGCACGTGTTCACGCATCATTTCAATTTACAGGAGACTGTCCAGGTTTTTACACATCACATGAAATATCCCCAATGGATGAAATTCTGAAAGAGTATTCTAAAATCATTTATGATTATAACACAAAGTATGAACAGACATTAAGAGATGGATTTGCAAGTATAAACTAGAATCATGCTTGAGATACACGCCAGAGATCCTTGAGATGAATCTCCATACCAAATCTATCTTCATTTTTTTTCATGTATCTAAATATTGCAAGTAATGATGGCATCTGTTTTAACATGTTAAATTTACCACACATCTTGGCAGTGATAAAATCGTACACTTTGCTATATATGGCAAAGTAATTCAAGACATCTTTTCTATACGCATTCATATCTGTAAGATTATTTACGAAAAATTTTGCACAATACATGCTAGGAATTATGCCCTCTCCGAGTAGTGGATATACAGTACCTATAGACTCACCAACTCCTACTACTTTGCCATGATTAAAGGGAGTACACCTATCTGGTGTGGCAAGACGAATTGGTCTACCAACTGTTTTGTGTATTGTACCACCATATTTTTCAAAAAATCGTTTAGTCTCCACAACATGTTGTTTTTTATAATCACCAGCTCCAATGTGTGCCCATTTATCACCTAGTGGAAAATACCACAAATATCCAGACATCCCAGAAAATGGTCTTATGTAAAAATCATCCAATGGAACACCATGTTCATAATATACCTTGTATTGAAATGTAGGAAGATAAAAATCATTTTTAATTTTTGGAAGATAATTTCTATGAAATCCAGTAGCATCTACGATCAAATCAAAATCAGATTCCAAGTCTTTTAATTTTGGAATAGTGGAATAGTGAATTTTACAACCTTTTGCCATCTGCTGAATAAGACCGATTTTATCATATGTACATATTCCTTTCAATTTTATATCAAAACGTTGTTTGTCTGTCATATCAATATAGATATTTTTTCCATCATGAATGATAAACTTGTTAAAATCAATATCCACAGCAGAACACAGTTCTTGCATTGTATTCTTTGATGTACCCCACGCACATATGGAATCATGAGAGACCTCATCCATTCTCTCAAACCCTACAACATCATGTTCTTTTTTTAATAATGACAGGAGATAACTGCCAGCTACACCAATACCCACAATAGCTGATTCTCATAATGAAAGTAATTTGGTAGGTATTTAATAAACCATAGAAACCAGTATGATTAACAAGTTAAATATTTAAAAGAGAAAACAAGATAATTTAAAAATAAATATTATAAAAAATCATTCTACAAATATTGCAGGTTTATGTGGACGTGCAAATCGTGCCTTGTCATTTGGATCATGAATGCCTTTGTCAGATTCACAATACACTAGAATTTTGGCATTATATTCATCTTCAAAAGATTCTAGTTGTGTCTGCAACATCTTTTTCTCATCCACATTAATGGTATTTTCAAGATATACCTGTTCAGGGGATTTTGAGAAAATTTCACTGGTTGTCTTTTTTACAAAATCCGGATCTTTTTTAATATCCACAAATTTTAAATCATTAAACAGAGTCTTCATTATATCTTTAGGCAAGATGTGTTTTAATGTCATAGATAATACCTCTTTATAGACATTGTATTTCAATGGGCTTGCAGTGTAGAGTATTATTTGCTTGGGTTTTATCTTTGTTACACGAAGAATCTTTTCAATGTCTGCCACTATATCTCGCAACAAATCTTCAGCATATGAATCCCTTGAATCAAAACGTTCAGAGGTTGGCCAGCTACTAGTAAATACACTAGCAGTGTTTTTTAATTTTTGCCACATCTCTTCTGCTACAAATGGAGCAAATGGAGCTAACAACTGTACACGGTTAGATAAAATATCATAAAATATACCAGATGTGTCTGTCCGTTTTTTCAGTGCAACACGTTTCTTGTACCAAATCAAATCTTTTTCAAAATTAAATAAAATATTATGTAACGCTTCTCTAAGACGCATGTTTTCAATCTCATCGGTGACCTGTACAATCAAAGTGTGTAGACGTGCTAATATCCACCTATCCTCTTGTTGTAAGGTGTGAGTCTTTTCATCGACAGTACCACAATGCTCCAAAATAGAGCCCAGTCTATTCTGAATTGATTGGATAGACTCTGAATCAAAATCAGCATCTTGTAATAGTTCAGCGGAGCCAATAATTGCAAGTCGAATAGGATCTGCACCATATTTTGTGATCGCACCACGTAATGGTATGATATTCCCCATGGATTTGGACATTTTTTTCCCATTCATCAATACTGAGCCATTAATCACAATACTACGTGGCCAGTATTTTTTTGGAAATATTGCAATATGATTCAGAACAAAAAACAAGAGATGATTCGGTACTAGATCTCTGCCAGAGTGTCGAGCATCCACAGGATAAAAGTATTCAAATTCAGAACGTATTTCATGTAGTTTTTCAACATCAACACCAATAGATGAAGATATAGTGTTTGGATCTCCTTTACCAAGTAGTGTATAATCAAAAAAAGCATTATTCAATCTTTCAGGGTCGATATCTCCCGAGTTTACAAATCTTACAATAAGATAATACGACATGTAAATTACAGAATCTGTTAGACTCTCTACAATCCAGTCTTTATCCCAAGGCAGTACGGTTCCCAAACCGTGTTGACGTGCACATGCTCGTTGTTGAATCCAATCCAAAACATGATCAAACTCTTGTCGCATTTCTTTGGGTTTAATATCCAAACTATCAAAGCATTCTTTGCCAATTTTTTTCCAATCTTTATCACCATAATTCAAAAACCACTGATTGTTCAATACCTTTACAACACATTCAGTGCCACATCTGCATTGTACTGGAGCATTTGTCATCTCTAGAAATTTCCCACAATTTTGCAGATTATATGATTCGTCTCTAGCCTGTTTGACAGACATACCAACAAGTGTGTCAGTATTACCTAGCATCACTCCGTCATTGAATTCGGTATTGTATACCTGCTTTGTGGCAGATTCCATTGCAGGATCTGCTTGCGAAGAGATGTTGAATTTTTCTAAAACCTGTTCTACCATGTTTTCACCCTCACCAGTCTTGATTATTCTAATTGGAGTTATGTTACGTGCCAATTCAGATACATCAGAGTTTTTGTCCCCTTGCAGATCCAACAATGCCTGTAAATCATAAGGGGCGTGTGCAGGTACAGACATTACAATACCGGTTCCAGTAGTGCTATTAACAAAGGATGCAGGTAGTATTGGAACCGTTTTATTTATTGCGGAAACACGAATAGATTTTCCTATGAGATCTTTGCCTGATATGTCACCTATGATCTCAACGGTATGATCCAAAAATGACAACTTGTGTGCACATTCTTTGCTCACTATCCATTTAGAGTCATCCACCATTACAATTTTATAATTAATGTCTGGATTTACCCACAAATTTGTTACGCCATAAATCGTTTCAGGTCTGAGTGTAGCTGCAGGAATCATGGTATTATCATCTAGTCTCAAATCTGCAAGGAGATATTCAGTAAAGCTAGGCTCCACATCACCCAAAGTATCATGTTGAGATACAGGATTTTCATCTCTAGGACACCAACCCACAGGATGTGATCCTTGTTCTATGTATCCTTGATCACGTAGTGATTCAATCTGCCAAGAAATGAATTTTTTGTATGCAGGATCAATGGTAGTAAATTCACGTCTCCAATCAATGGAATACCCCATCTCAATCATACCCTGCTTAATCTCTGCATGAAAGTAATCTGCAATTTTTACCGGATCTACAAATGTCTTTATGACATCTTTTGGAACACCGTATAACGTATCTAACGCCTCTATCAACTTTTCATCGTTGTCCTCAATTCTACTGGCCATGCCAAGTATCGGGGTACCGGTATAGTGAAAACCCATCGGAAATAGCACATTGTAGCCACGCATTCTATAAAATCGTGCACTGATATCTGCAATAGTATACGTTCGGCCATGACCGATATGCTGAGGAGAGTTTGGATACGGATATGCCACGGTGATGAATTTCTTCTCTCGTGAGTCAGGGGTAGATTCATCAACAGAGTTTTCACACCATATCTCTCTCCACTTGTTTTCAATCAGAGTCCAATTTACTGTCATGATACATCACTTTGAGAGTATTTCCTCCAGTGATGTTATAGCGTTATTAATTTTAGAAGAGTCGCGACCTCCACCTTGAGCAAATTGATCATTGCCACCGCCGGAGCCATTTAGTATAGTAGAGATTTTTTTCATTAAATCATTAGCACTAAATGATGTATCATTACCAGAATAGATTATAATCTGAACAGTATCACCAACTAGAAATACACAATAAATCATAGTTGGATCTTGTTTAATGACTTCTTGACCTAAAGATATGAAATAATCAGAATCAAGTTCAGAGTTTGTTGTGATGTGCAGACCAACATTATCAAATCTCTTAGATTCAGAAATTATCTGTTTTGCCATACTTTGATTTGTGTTTTGTGTGATTATTTTTATATTCTTTTTTGTAGATTCTAATCTTGTTAGAGATTTTCTAAAAGAATCTAGAATTTTGGTCTTGTGTGAGTCTAGATGTTGTGCCATTGTAATTATATCATGATCCTGTTTTTGTATATAAGAAATTGCGTGTCTTCCTGCCACAAATTCAATTCGAACTACACCATCTTGGATACGTTCAGTCTTTGTAATCTTCATAAGACCAATCTCTCCAGTATTATTCACGTGTGTTCCCCCACATGCCTCAACGTCAAAATTTTCAATCTCTACGATACGCACCTTACTGACTGGAACAACTCCTCCCTGATAAATTCCAAAACCATATTTTTGCTCTGCGCCTCCACGTTCATACTCTGAGACAAGTACTGGAAGATTTTTCTGAATAGTTTCGTTTACCACATGTTCAATTTTATACATTTCATCATGATTTAACGCAGAGTGATGAGTAATGTCTAGTCGAGCATACCTTCCAACTTTGAATGCAGAGTGTTGCCACACCCAAGAGCCTAAAACATTTCTGCATGCAGAATTCAAAATGTGAGTACTGGTATGATGTCTAGACGTATCAAGACGATTCTGTTCATCTACAATACAATTTACCACACTTCCCACTTTGGGCAAATCCCCATTTACTTTATGGAGTATGATGCCACCACTCTTTACTACATCTACAACTTTTAATTCAGAGATTGTTCCTTTATCCGGTTCCTGTCCACCACCTCGAGCATAAAATGAGGTTTTATCTAAGATGATAAAATCATCTACTGTTTCAAGTACAGTAGCATCAAATGTCATCGGATCATCACCATAAAATAATAATTGAGTATTTTGTGTGGTACGTATTGAAATACTAGAAAAAGTTTTAGGTTTGTTGGATTGATGTAGGCCAGAGAGTTTGGTATAAAATGTTGATGGTATAGCATCGAGTACTTTCATCTCCATCAAATATTCAGGTGTAATACCATCTGATTCATAGAGACGAATCATGTCATCAATGCCTAGTGTCTTGCCTCGTAGTGTCTGGGCAGTCTTCTCGATTCTAGATTTAGAATCAGCATATCTACTAGTCTCAATGGATATGATTTTTTTAATATCATCACGTCTGGTTTTCAATTCAGGGTAAATCTGTCCTAGATAATCAATTTGAGAGTCTATCATATCATCCAAAGTTGTGGTAAGTGAAATTTTGTGAATAGTAGTGACTATTCTACGTAACATCATACGAAGATTATATCCACCACCCACATTACTTGGCAACGCCCCATCTGCAATTGCAAATATGAGTGTACGAATATGATTTGCAATTAAATAAATAGATTCCATTGGAGATATGAAATCATTGAATTGTTTGTTGTCAAGTCCTGCAGCTGATATAGAGTCACTTTTTGCAAGTTGAATGTCTTTGTCTAATCGTGTTGCAACCTCTGTATAATATCGTTTTAGAATGTCAGGGTTGGGATCAATACCCAAATTCTGCATCATTATTTCAAGTACAGGACCAAAGCAGCAATCATAAGCAGTAGGGGTACCAGATGTAAGCCATGCAAAGCGCTCAAGACCTGCACCCATGTCTATTATTCTATTCTCTAACAGTATAGGATTATCAAGTGTTCCTTGGAATTCTGTAAATACAGCGTTACCTAGTTCCAATCCTCCAACAAAATATTCCAATGATGAACCAAAAGAGCCACCACCTTCCCAAACATCTTCAACAAAAACAATTTTTTCTTTAGGAATTCCGAGATGAGTAGACAATAAATTATAATCAAGATTGATGCACTCATCTTTCCAATATCCAGAAGAATTCGATATACTGCACTGACCAATCATACAAAAGCTAGAAAAGTGCCTTCCAGTCACACCAACATTCTCTAAATCTTTGAATCTCAAACATGGTTGAGGGATAATTAATGGGTTTGCAGGAAATTCAAATGATACCTTGCCTCCCATAATTCGTTGGAAATTTACAATCGATGCAATAGTAAAGTATAGATTATCACGCCATCTGCACACTACAGGATATCTATTCACAGATGTATGATTATTTTTTACAAAGAATGATTCGATCTCTTTCCATGCATCAAGATAATCTAAACGCTTGGTAGATGGAGGATCACCGATGAAGGAATAGGGATCAGAGATATCATCAGGACATTTGGATATATTGGCATCACACGTCCAAAAGTAACGACCACAAGTGACACATGCACGTCTCTCAAATCCTTGTTCGGCAAATAATTTTACTGAATAATATCGATCAGGATCCGATGAGAACTTTGCAAGAATTTCACTTTTATTCATGATGTATGATAAAATTCAGTATTTAATAAATTAGTTTGATTAGATATTATAATGTTCAGTGAGGTGAGTTTGAAATGTATTATATCATTGGTATGATTAATCACTGAATATTTAAAAAAAATAGTGAATAATTATGATACATAATGGAGGATAATTATGAAATGAATTTATCAGATAGTTGCACTACAAATTTCAATACCAATATCATTATTGTGCGTGAATTTCACATTTTTTCCAAATCTACACTTTTCAATGCTCTTCATAGTATGATGATTAATGACATTACCTCCAATTTTTTTAACCTCAGCATTAATCGTATGATGAGAATAATATGTGAACGGTTGAACGTCTACATTTTTAGTAATTGTACCGAATCCAAATCTTAGCAGATATCTAGTTGAGGGATGAACGTATCGTACAGGTATGGAGTGCTCGAAGATTAGTTTATTTTCCAGTTTAGGATGTGTGAGTGTTTTTATGGTATTCCAGAATATATTTTTTGTAATATAGTATGATATTCCTTCTGCAACAATCACAGTTGGAAGTGTTGGGTCAAAACCATGTTGTACAAGTTTTTTATGAAATAATTTTGGTTTTGCAATATCTGCAGTTATACAATGAATTAATTTGGATAGTTTAGGAGAAGATTTGTAAAGTAATTTGGTTTTTTCCTTCATAAGATTAATGTCAGTCTCAAATAAGACGATATCATGTCTTTTAGATGCAAGGTATAATGAAAGAGCATCTATGCCTGCAGCTAGAATAACAAATTGGGTATTGGGTTTTGCGTATTGGAGGGCCAGTCTAGATACACAATACTTGCGATTCTTTACAATCTGTTCAAATACATCTGAATAATCAGTGTATTTTTTGGCCAGAGATTTACCAGGTGTTAAGTTGACAAGGGATTGGTATTTTTTACATGCAGGAGT
This window contains:
- a CDS encoding YkgJ family cysteine cluster protein; protein product: MKYKNTADFIKKETLMATWKEQSPSGQDITITGINLKRKENETLQEDGTHISCRFLDEKGGCGIHPNRPMVCYMYPFFSWTENESGTARVHASFQFTGDCPGFYTSHEISPMDEILKEYSKIIYDYNTKYEQTLRDGFASIN
- a CDS encoding NAD(P)/FAD-dependent oxidoreductase; its protein translation is MGIGVAGSYLLSLLKKEHDVVGFERMDEVSHDSICAWGTSKNTMQELCSAVDIDFNKFIIHDGKNIYIDMTDKQRFDIKLKGICTYDKIGLIQQMAKGCKIHYSTIPKLKDLESDFDLIVDATGFHRNYLPKIKNDFYLPTFQYKVYYEHGVPLDDFYIRPFSGMSGYLWYFPLGDKWAHIGAGDYKKQHVVETKRFFEKYGGTIHKTVGRPIRLATPDRCTPFNHGKVVGVGESIGTVYPLLGEGIIPSMYCAKFFVNNLTDMNAYRKDVLNYFAIYSKVYDFITAKMCGKFNMLKQMPSLLAIFRYMKKNEDRFGMEIHLKDLWRVSQA
- the leuS gene encoding leucine--tRNA ligase is translated as MTVNWTLIENKWREIWCENSVDESTPDSREKKFITVAYPYPNSPQHIGHGRTYTIADISARFYRMRGYNVLFPMGFHYTGTPILGMASRIEDNDEKLIEALDTLYGVPKDVIKTFVDPVKIADYFHAEIKQGMIEMGYSIDWRREFTTIDPAYKKFISWQIESLRDQGYIEQGSHPVGWCPRDENPVSQHDTLGDVEPSFTEYLLADLRLDDNTMIPAATLRPETIYGVTNLWVNPDINYKIVMVDDSKWIVSKECAHKLSFLDHTVEIIGDISGKDLIGKSIRVSAINKTVPILPASFVNSTTGTGIVMSVPAHAPYDLQALLDLQGDKNSDVSELARNITPIRIIKTGEGENMVEQVLEKFNISSQADPAMESATKQVYNTEFNDGVMLGNTDTLVGMSVKQARDESYNLQNCGKFLEMTNAPVQCRCGTECVVKVLNNQWFLNYGDKDWKKIGKECFDSLDIKPKEMRQEFDHVLDWIQQRACARQHGLGTVLPWDKDWIVESLTDSVIYMSYYLIVRFVNSGDIDPERLNNAFFDYTLLGKGDPNTISSSIGVDVEKLHEIRSEFEYFYPVDARHSGRDLVPNHLLFFVLNHIAIFPKKYWPRSIVINGSVLMNGKKMSKSMGNIIPLRGAITKYGADPIRLAIIGSAELLQDADFDSESIQSIQNRLGSILEHCGTVDEKTHTLQQEDRWILARLHTLIVQVTDEIENMRLREALHNILFNFEKDLIWYKKRVALKKRTDTSGIFYDILSNRVQLLAPFAPFVAEEMWQKLKNTASVFTSSWPTSERFDSRDSYAEDLLRDIVADIEKILRVTKIKPKQIILYTASPLKYNVYKEVLSMTLKHILPKDIMKTLFNDLKFVDIKKDPDFVKKTTSEIFSKSPEQVYLENTINVDEKKMLQTQLESFEDEYNAKILVYCESDKGIHDPNDKARFARPHKPAIFVE
- the alaS gene encoding alanine--tRNA ligase — its product is MNKSEILAKFSSDPDRYYSVKLFAEQGFERRACVTCGRYFWTCDANISKCPDDISDPYSFIGDPPSTKRLDYLDAWKEIESFFVKNNHTSVNRYPVVCRWRDNLYFTIASIVNFQRIMGGKVSFEFPANPLIIPQPCLRFKDLENVGVTGRHFSSFCMIGQCSISNSSGYWKDECINLDYNLLSTHLGIPKEKIVFVEDVWEGGGSFGSSLEYFVGGLELGNAVFTEFQGTLDNPILLENRIIDMGAGLERFAWLTSGTPTAYDCCFGPVLEIMMQNLGIDPNPDILKRYYTEVATRLDKDIQLAKSDSISAAGLDNKQFNDFISPMESIYLIANHIRTLIFAIADGALPSNVGGGYNLRMMLRRIVTTIHKISLTTTLDDMIDSQIDYLGQIYPELKTRRDDIKKIISIETSRYADSKSRIEKTAQTLRGKTLGIDDMIRLYESDGITPEYLMEMKVLDAIPSTFYTKLSGLHQSNKPKTFSSISIRTTQNTQLLFYGDDPMTFDATVLETVDDFIILDKTSFYARGGGQEPDKGTISELKVVDVVKSGGIILHKVNGDLPKVGSVVNCIVDEQNRLDTSRHHTSTHILNSACRNVLGSWVWQHSAFKVGRYARLDITHHSALNHDEMYKIEHVVNETIQKNLPVLVSEYERGGAEQKYGFGIYQGGVVPVSKVRIVEIENFDVEACGGTHVNNTGEIGLMKITKTERIQDGVVRIEFVAGRHAISYIQKQDHDIITMAQHLDSHKTKILDSFRKSLTRLESTKKNIKIITQNTNQSMAKQIISESKRFDNVGLHITTNSELDSDYFISLGQEVIKQDPTMIYCVFLVGDTVQIIIYSGNDTSFSANDLMKKISTILNGSGGGNDQFAQGGGRDSSKINNAITSLEEILSK
- a CDS encoding class I SAM-dependent methyltransferase, whose product is MYDIQDTSLLVTILQGNTIHTTPACKKYQSLVNLTPGKSLAKKYTDYSDVFEQIVKNRKYCVSRLALQYAKPNTQFVILAAGIDALSLYLASKRHDIVLFETDINLMKEKTKLLYKSSPKLSKLIHCITADIAKPKLFHKKLVQHGFDPTLPTVIVAEGISYYITKNIFWNTIKTLTHPKLENKLIFEHSIPVRYVHPSTRYLLRFGFGTITKNVDVQPFTYYSHHTINAEVKKIGGNVINHHTMKSIEKCRFGKNVKFTHNNDIGIEICSATI